A single region of the Cyanobacteria bacterium FACHB-DQ100 genome encodes:
- a CDS encoding amino acid ABC transporter ATP-binding protein, with amino-acid sequence MTHAIQFDQVEKSFGALQVLKGISGYVAAGEVLSIIGSSGCGKSTLLRCLNRLEVIDRGRIVINELEISRSNLSNHELKQVRSRIGMVFQQFNLFPHLSVLENLTLAPQQVLKLSRRDSIDRARYYLQEVGLSDKIDVYPEQLSGGQRQRVAIARSLCMEPQAMLFDEPTSALDPELVGEVLSVMHRLAERGMTMVVVTHEIQFAREVASRVMFLDQGRVMEEGSAREVLTNPQSDRLTAFLSRMRQAQIA; translated from the coding sequence ATGACACACGCGATTCAGTTCGACCAGGTTGAAAAGAGCTTCGGTGCGCTGCAAGTGCTAAAAGGTATTAGTGGCTATGTTGCTGCGGGCGAAGTGCTATCCATTATCGGGTCGTCGGGCTGCGGAAAAAGCACCTTACTACGCTGTTTAAATCGATTAGAAGTCATTGATCGGGGACGAATTGTGATCAATGAGCTAGAAATCTCGCGATCGAACCTCTCAAACCATGAATTAAAACAAGTTCGATCGCGCATCGGCATGGTATTTCAGCAATTCAACCTCTTTCCACACCTCAGCGTTTTAGAAAATCTCACTCTAGCGCCACAGCAAGTCCTGAAACTATCGCGTCGAGACAGCATCGATCGGGCGCGATATTATCTCCAAGAAGTCGGACTCAGCGACAAAATCGATGTTTACCCCGAACAGCTTTCCGGTGGACAACGGCAGCGCGTTGCGATCGCCCGTAGCCTTTGTATGGAACCTCAAGCCATGCTGTTTGATGAACCGACCAGCGCCCTTGACCCCGAATTAGTCGGCGAAGTTCTATCCGTTATGCACCGACTTGCAGAACGCGGAATGACGATGGTCGTGGTCACGCATGAAATTCAGTTTGCGCGAGAGGTGGCAAGTCGAGTGATGTTCCTCGACCAAGGTCGCGTGATGGAAGAAGGATCAGCGCGAGAAGTCTTGACTAATCCGCAAAGCGATCGTTTAACCGCTTTCTTAAGCCGAATGCGCCAGGCTCAAATCGCATGA
- a CDS encoding proline--tRNA ligase yields the protein MRLSQMLLVTLREDPAEAEIPSHKLLVRAGYIRRIGSGIYAYMPLMWRVLQKISHIVREEMNAAGAQETLLPQLQPSELWKESGRWDTYTKAEGIMFALVDRQERELGLGPTHEEVITTIARDMIRSYRQLPQNLYQIQTKFRDEIRPRFGLMRGREFIMKDAYSFDADEEGLKKTYQKMHDAYCNILRRTGLEFRAVDADSGAIGGSGSQEFMVLAEAGEDEVLYTDDGKYAANVEKAIALPPDAEASPFTNYEKLETPGTATIEKLCQFLKCSPTNVVKNVLYQAVFDSGMTALVLVHIRGDQDVNDVKLQNELTKIADRFGGKTIISLTVPDAETQQKWAAKSLPLGYISPKISDSYIQPSKDIAPKFVRFIDQTAVDLENFVTGSDDSDYHVVGANWGKEFQKPDRVVDVRKAKVGDRAAHDPTQTLKTARGIEIGHIFQLGTKYSKAMNATYTNEQGEEMPLVMGCYGIGVSRLAQAAIEQSYDKDGIILPVAIAPYHAIVVIPNVNDADQVSAAEKLYTELNQAGVETLLDDRNERAGVKFKDAELIGIPYRIVTGKSLKDGKVELVARSTKAVQEVAIGDVVSTLKEAIANAMR from the coding sequence ATGCGGCTATCTCAGATGCTACTGGTCACTTTGCGGGAAGATCCAGCAGAGGCAGAAATTCCCAGCCATAAGCTTTTGGTGCGAGCGGGTTATATTCGGCGGATTGGTAGCGGGATTTATGCGTATATGCCGCTAATGTGGCGGGTGCTGCAAAAAATTTCTCACATTGTGCGCGAGGAAATGAATGCAGCAGGCGCACAAGAAACCTTATTGCCGCAGTTGCAGCCTTCGGAATTGTGGAAAGAGTCGGGGCGCTGGGATACTTATACGAAAGCGGAAGGAATTATGTTTGCGCTGGTTGATCGTCAGGAACGCGAACTGGGTTTAGGCCCCACGCATGAGGAAGTAATTACGACGATCGCTCGCGATATGATTCGCTCTTATCGTCAACTGCCGCAAAATCTTTATCAGATTCAAACGAAATTCCGCGATGAAATTCGTCCTCGATTCGGTTTAATGCGGGGGCGAGAATTCATCATGAAAGATGCGTATTCGTTTGATGCTGATGAAGAAGGGCTGAAGAAAACCTATCAAAAAATGCACGATGCCTACTGCAATATTCTTCGCAGAACAGGCTTAGAATTTCGTGCGGTCGATGCAGACTCAGGCGCGATCGGTGGCTCTGGTTCGCAAGAATTTATGGTGTTAGCAGAAGCAGGAGAAGACGAAGTTCTCTACACTGATGATGGCAAATACGCGGCAAACGTAGAGAAAGCGATCGCCCTTCCCCCCGATGCGGAAGCTTCACCGTTTACAAACTACGAGAAATTAGAAACACCGGGAACGGCAACGATCGAGAAGCTTTGCCAATTCTTGAAGTGTTCTCCGACTAATGTGGTTAAAAATGTTCTCTATCAAGCTGTATTCGATAGCGGCATGACGGCATTAGTATTAGTTCACATCCGAGGTGATCAAGATGTGAATGATGTGAAATTGCAGAATGAACTGACAAAGATCGCCGATCGTTTCGGTGGAAAAACGATCATTTCGCTCACGGTTCCTGATGCGGAAACTCAGCAAAAGTGGGCCGCAAAATCGCTACCGCTTGGCTATATTTCTCCTAAGATTTCTGATAGCTATATTCAACCGAGCAAAGATATTGCACCGAAGTTTGTTCGATTCATTGATCAAACTGCCGTCGATTTAGAGAACTTTGTTACAGGGTCAGATGACTCTGACTATCACGTAGTCGGTGCCAACTGGGGCAAAGAATTTCAGAAACCGGATCGGGTCGTGGATGTGCGAAAAGCGAAAGTCGGCGATCGTGCCGCTCACGATCCAACCCAAACGCTAAAAACTGCACGCGGAATCGAGATCGGGCACATCTTTCAGCTTGGAACCAAGTATTCTAAAGCGATGAATGCAACCTATACAAATGAGCAGGGCGAAGAAATGCCCCTGGTCATGGGTTGCTATGGAATTGGTGTCTCGCGATTGGCTCAGGCTGCGATTGAGCAGTCTTACGACAAGGATGGAATTATTTTACCCGTTGCGATCGCGCCTTATCATGCGATCGTGGTGATTCCGAATGTGAACGACGCGGATCAAGTCAGCGCAGCAGAAAAGCTGTATACCGAGTTAAATCAAGCAGGCGTTGAAACCTTGCTCGACGATCGCAATGAAAGAGCAGGAGTCAAATTCAAAGATGCGGAGTTAATTGGAATTCCTTACCGGATTGTGACAGGTAAATCTTTGAAAGATGGCAAAGTTGAACTGGTGGCACGATCGACCAAAGCAGTACAAGAGGTTGCGATCGGTGATGTGGTTTCGACCTTAAAGGAGGCGATCGCAAACGCAATGCGATAG
- a CDS encoding glutathione S-transferase family protein, translated as MLELYQFEMSHFAEKVRLILDYKGLPYRKIEVTPGIGQIELFQLSGQRKVPVLKDGSEIIPDSTAIAEYLDRKYPEKPTIPTDPKQKGQVLLIEQWADESLAINARKGLIGSLSQNQSFRTAVLPASTPDLLKNLVGAIPGEFLGVLGSGVGMGPDAVKEATDALKRSFTALSLILMEQPYLVGDSPTLADFAVAGLSMYAKFPIGGYLDIPASLKGKGVAGIADVSIFDPFFNWRDKLYTDFRKVSVSSYTSPGGSAPTSINIE; from the coding sequence ATGCTAGAGCTATATCAATTTGAAATGTCGCATTTTGCAGAAAAGGTGCGATTGATTCTTGACTATAAAGGCTTGCCTTATCGCAAAATAGAAGTGACACCGGGAATCGGACAAATTGAACTCTTTCAACTGTCAGGACAGCGCAAAGTTCCCGTACTCAAAGACGGCAGCGAGATTATTCCAGATTCCACAGCGATCGCGGAATATCTCGATCGAAAATATCCCGAAAAGCCAACTATCCCAACCGATCCGAAGCAAAAAGGACAAGTCTTACTGATAGAACAATGGGCAGACGAATCACTGGCGATCAATGCGCGTAAAGGTTTGATCGGTTCACTTTCACAAAATCAAAGCTTCCGCACCGCTGTTCTACCCGCTTCAACACCAGATTTATTGAAGAACTTAGTCGGCGCAATTCCAGGTGAATTTCTCGGTGTACTCGGATCGGGTGTTGGCATGGGGCCTGATGCTGTGAAAGAAGCAACAGACGCACTAAAACGCAGCTTCACCGCCCTTTCCCTCATCCTAATGGAGCAACCTTATTTAGTCGGAGACAGTCCAACTTTGGCAGACTTTGCAGTTGCTGGATTATCAATGTACGCCAAATTTCCGATCGGGGGCTATCTAGATATTCCAGCATCGCTTAAGGGTAAAGGTGTTGCGGGCATTGCCGACGTTAGCATTTTCGATCCATTCTTCAACTGGCGCGACAAGCTCTACACTGATTTCCGCAAAGTTTCTGTCAGTAGCTATACATCCCCAGGTGGCTCAGCTCCAACCTCAATTAATATCGAGTAG
- the ndhD1 gene encoding photosynthetic/respiratory NAD(P)H-quinone oxidoreductase subunit D1, whose product MENFPWLTTIILFPIVASLAIPFLPDKDGKTVRWYSLVVGLIDFLLIVYTFYTQYDFSNPEMQLVERYAWVPQIDLNWSVGADGLSMPLIILTGFITTLAILAAWPVTFKPRLFYFLMLVMYGGQIAVFAVQDMLLFFLSWELELVPIYFLLSIWGGKKRLYAATKFILYTAGGSLFILVAALAMAFYGDSPTFDMQTLAHRQFPLTFQLWIYAAFLIAYAVKLPIIPLHTWLPDAHGEATAPVHMLLAGILLKMGGYALIRMNAEMLPAAHAIVAPALVILGVVNIIYAALTSFAQRNLKRKIAYSSISHMGFVLIGIASFTDLGLSGAVLQMVSHGLIGASLFFLVGATYDRTHTLMLDEMGGVGKQMPKIFSMFTACSLASLALPGMSGFVAELMVFVGFATSDAYSLPFRVIVVGLAAIGVILTPIYLLSMLREIFYGPENKELTSHEVLIDAEPREVFIIASLLVPIIGIGFYPKMLTQIYDSKTLQLTARLRDEVPTLANRKADTIAAQATTAPALR is encoded by the coding sequence ATTGAGAACTTTCCCTGGTTGACTACGATCATTTTGTTTCCGATCGTGGCTTCCCTTGCAATCCCCTTCCTGCCCGACAAAGACGGAAAAACCGTCCGCTGGTACTCCCTCGTTGTCGGTCTGATTGATTTTCTGCTAATCGTTTACACCTTCTACACCCAGTACGATTTCTCCAACCCAGAAATGCAGTTGGTGGAGCGTTATGCCTGGGTTCCTCAAATCGACCTGAATTGGTCAGTCGGAGCCGATGGTCTGTCGATGCCGTTGATTATTCTGACTGGGTTTATTACAACGCTGGCAATTCTGGCGGCTTGGCCCGTTACCTTCAAGCCTCGCCTGTTCTACTTCCTGATGCTGGTGATGTATGGCGGGCAGATCGCCGTCTTTGCCGTCCAGGATATGCTGTTATTCTTCCTATCATGGGAACTTGAACTCGTTCCAATCTACTTTCTGCTTTCGATTTGGGGCGGAAAAAAACGGCTGTATGCCGCGACGAAGTTCATTCTCTACACGGCAGGCGGTTCGCTGTTTATCTTAGTTGCTGCTTTGGCAATGGCATTCTATGGGGATAGCCCCACCTTTGATATGCAAACCTTGGCGCACAGGCAGTTCCCGCTGACGTTTCAGTTGTGGATTTATGCGGCGTTCTTGATCGCGTATGCCGTGAAGCTGCCGATTATTCCGTTACATACCTGGTTGCCCGATGCTCACGGTGAAGCAACAGCTCCGGTGCATATGTTGCTGGCTGGAATTCTCTTAAAGATGGGCGGATATGCGCTGATTCGCATGAACGCGGAAATGCTGCCTGCGGCTCATGCGATCGTTGCCCCGGCGCTGGTCATCCTCGGTGTCGTCAACATCATTTACGCAGCGTTGACCTCATTCGCTCAGCGCAACCTCAAACGCAAGATCGCTTACTCTTCGATTTCGCACATGGGCTTTGTGCTGATCGGGATCGCATCGTTTACCGATCTTGGTTTGAGTGGTGCGGTGCTGCAAATGGTGTCGCATGGTTTGATCGGAGCGAGTCTGTTCTTCCTGGTGGGTGCGACTTACGATCGGACTCACACCCTAATGCTCGATGAAATGGGCGGTGTCGGTAAGCAGATGCCGAAAATCTTCTCGATGTTTACTGCTTGCTCGTTGGCATCGTTGGCGCTCCCTGGAATGAGCGGATTTGTGGCAGAACTGATGGTCTTCGTCGGATTTGCGACCAGTGACGCTTATAGCTTGCCCTTCCGGGTGATTGTGGTCGGTTTGGCAGCAATTGGTGTAATTCTGACTCCGATCTATCTGCTCTCGATGCTGCGTGAGATCTTCTACGGGCCAGAGAACAAGGAACTGACCTCGCACGAAGTTCTGATTGATGCAGAACCCCGCGAAGTCTTCATTATTGCTTCGTTGCTGGTTCCGATCATTGGCATCGGGTTCTATCCAAAGATGCTGACGCAGATCTATGACTCGAAAACGCTGCAATTGACGGCGCGTTTACGTGATGAGGTGCCGACGTTGGCAAATCGTAAGGCAGATACGATCGCGGCTCAAGCCACGACTGCTCCTGCGCTTCGATAA
- the aspS gene encoding aspartate--tRNA ligase translates to MRTLYCGQLRASNIGETVTLFGWVDRRRDHGYVIFIDLRDREGIVQIVSDPERTPNSYKAAGDLRNEYVIKIVGRVTKRPDESLNPKIPTGEIEIYADEIEILNSVRKQLPFQVSAADSESVREELRLRYRYLDLRRDRMSRNLQLRHQLIKSMRRFLEDTEGFVEVETPILTRSTPEGARDYLVPSRVNPGEWFALPQSPQLFKQLLMVSGLDRYYQIARCFRDEDLRAERQPEFTQLDMEMSFMTQDEILDLNERLVCHIIKTIKGVEIPRPFPRLTYAEAMDRYGSDKPDTRFGLELVNVSDVVQDCGFKVFADAVKKGGLVKILPIPNGNDAISNVRIKPGGDVFKEASEAGARGLAYIRVREDGEIDTIGAIKDNLSDAQKQEILTRTAAKPGHLLLFAAGDAATVNKTLDRLRQYLGNELGMIDPDKMNLLWVVDFPMFEWNADEKRLEALHHPFTAPHPDDVDDLKNARAQAYDLAFNGFEVGGGSVRIHQPELQAKVFETIGISAEEAQNKFGFLLEAFEYGAPPHGGLAYGIDRWVMLLSGEESIRDVIAFPKTQQARCLLTSAPSSVDDKQLKELHVASTVKPKPGAS, encoded by the coding sequence ATGCGTACCCTGTACTGTGGTCAACTTCGAGCGAGCAACATTGGTGAAACGGTCACTCTTTTCGGATGGGTTGATCGCCGACGCGACCACGGGTATGTGATTTTTATTGATCTGCGCGATCGTGAAGGCATTGTGCAAATCGTTAGCGATCCCGAACGCACTCCAAATTCTTACAAAGCAGCAGGCGATCTGCGAAATGAATATGTGATCAAAATCGTCGGACGAGTCACCAAGCGTCCAGATGAATCACTCAATCCCAAGATTCCAACTGGCGAAATCGAAATCTACGCTGACGAAATTGAAATTCTCAACAGCGTTCGCAAGCAGCTACCATTCCAAGTGTCTGCCGCAGACAGCGAATCGGTGCGCGAAGAGTTACGGCTAAGATATCGCTATCTGGACTTGAGACGCGATCGCATGAGTCGCAATCTGCAACTGCGGCATCAGTTAATCAAATCGATGCGACGATTCCTCGAAGATACAGAAGGCTTTGTCGAAGTGGAAACGCCAATTTTGACGCGATCGACCCCAGAAGGAGCGCGGGATTATCTGGTTCCATCGCGGGTAAATCCGGGTGAATGGTTTGCCTTGCCTCAGTCGCCACAGCTATTTAAGCAATTGTTGATGGTGTCGGGACTCGATCGCTATTATCAAATCGCTCGATGCTTCCGCGATGAGGACTTGCGGGCAGAACGTCAGCCTGAATTTACGCAGCTTGATATGGAAATGAGCTTTATGACCCAGGATGAGATTCTGGATCTCAATGAAAGGCTGGTTTGTCACATTATCAAGACGATCAAAGGTGTTGAAATCCCGCGTCCATTCCCGCGTTTGACCTATGCAGAAGCAATGGATCGCTACGGTAGCGACAAGCCGGATACTCGATTCGGTTTAGAGCTTGTGAATGTGTCTGATGTGGTACAAGACTGCGGCTTCAAAGTCTTTGCGGATGCAGTGAAAAAAGGCGGATTAGTGAAAATCCTACCGATTCCCAACGGTAATGATGCAATCTCGAATGTACGAATTAAGCCCGGTGGCGATGTGTTCAAAGAAGCCTCAGAAGCTGGAGCGCGGGGACTTGCATACATTCGGGTTCGCGAAGACGGCGAGATTGATACGATCGGAGCTATCAAAGACAACCTCAGCGACGCTCAGAAGCAGGAAATTCTCACCCGCACCGCAGCAAAACCGGGACATTTGTTATTGTTTGCAGCAGGCGATGCGGCAACGGTCAATAAAACACTCGATCGCTTACGTCAGTATCTCGGCAACGAACTCGGCATGATTGATCCCGACAAGATGAACTTGCTTTGGGTGGTCGATTTCCCGATGTTCGAGTGGAATGCCGATGAGAAACGCTTAGAAGCGCTGCACCATCCCTTTACCGCACCGCACCCCGATGATGTCGATGACCTCAAAAACGCTCGCGCTCAGGCATACGACTTAGCCTTTAACGGGTTTGAAGTGGGCGGCGGTAGTGTGCGGATTCATCAGCCTGAACTACAAGCGAAAGTGTTTGAAACGATCGGCATTTCTGCCGAAGAAGCCCAAAATAAATTTGGCTTCTTGCTCGAAGCGTTTGAATATGGCGCACCGCCTCATGGGGGATTGGCTTATGGCATCGATCGCTGGGTGATGCTGTTATCCGGTGAAGAGTCGATTCGCGATGTGATTGCCTTCCCGAAAACACAGCAAGCGCGTTGTTTACTCACCAGCGCTCCTTCTAGCGTTGATGACAAACAATTGAAAGAGTTGCACGTTGCGTCTACTGTGAAGCCCAAACCCGGTGCATCTTGA
- a CDS encoding ABC transporter permease subunit (The N-terminal region of this protein, as described by TIGR01726, is a three transmembrane segment that identifies a subfamily of ABC transporter permease subunits, which specificities that include histidine, arginine, glutamine, glutamate, L-cystine (sic), the opines (in Agrobacterium) octopine and nopaline, etc.) translates to MFMLRARSIWLALICTLLVVLHPVRTLSQSTLTVAVEPVYAPFEFRSQSGELQGFDIDIIRAVGKAAGFGVNFQSISFDGIIPALQAGTVDAAVGAITITPARSQVVSFSRPYFKAGLGIATRTNTPNINTLEDLQGKSIAVQIGTTGALAAQKVPNAQIRTFNEAVSALQELSNGNVVAVVHDAPILQYALKTGSLKNLRVSNQLLTSEYYGIPTPKDSPNLARINQGLGTILNNGAYAEIYRKWFNAEPPALPETIATGEQQARSNWLTVMQNALPALLTGAIVTIQLAAISVVIGLVAGSLIGIVRLSKVSVLRWLARAYIDFFRGTPLIVQIFMIYFGIPAVVKDLGLEFTFDRFVAAVVALSLNSAAYIAEIVRAGIASIDVGQTEAAESLGLDATQTLRHIIFPQAFRRMLPPLGNEFITLLKDTSLVAVIGFEELFRRGQLIVAENYRPFELYAIVALIYLALTLLSSQGFSYLERRMNPTQQRRTVKKRDQALDRASV, encoded by the coding sequence ATGTTTATGCTGAGAGCGCGATCGATTTGGCTGGCTTTGATTTGTACATTGCTTGTGGTTTTGCATCCAGTTCGCACACTGAGTCAATCGACGTTAACGGTTGCCGTTGAGCCTGTTTACGCGCCGTTTGAATTTCGCAGCCAGTCGGGAGAACTACAGGGATTTGATATTGATATCATTCGGGCGGTGGGGAAAGCTGCCGGATTTGGGGTGAACTTTCAAAGCATCTCGTTTGATGGCATTATTCCAGCTTTGCAAGCGGGAACTGTCGATGCAGCAGTCGGAGCGATCACGATTACGCCTGCACGATCGCAGGTTGTTTCTTTTTCTCGTCCTTATTTCAAGGCAGGTTTAGGGATTGCCACTCGCACCAATACGCCGAATATTAATACGCTTGAAGACCTGCAAGGTAAATCGATCGCGGTTCAAATCGGAACGACAGGTGCTCTCGCCGCCCAGAAGGTTCCGAATGCTCAGATTCGGACATTTAATGAAGCTGTGTCGGCACTGCAAGAACTGAGCAATGGCAATGTGGTTGCAGTGGTTCACGATGCCCCGATTTTGCAATATGCACTTAAAACTGGGAGCTTAAAGAATCTGCGAGTTAGCAATCAGCTTTTAACTTCTGAGTATTACGGTATTCCAACTCCAAAAGATTCGCCGAATTTAGCCCGGATCAATCAAGGGCTGGGAACGATTCTGAACAATGGAGCCTATGCTGAGATTTATCGAAAATGGTTTAATGCTGAACCGCCAGCGTTGCCTGAGACGATTGCGACTGGGGAACAACAAGCGCGATCGAACTGGCTCACCGTGATGCAAAATGCGCTGCCAGCCTTACTTACGGGAGCGATTGTCACGATTCAATTGGCTGCGATTTCAGTGGTGATCGGCTTAGTGGCAGGATCGCTGATTGGAATTGTTCGATTGTCTAAAGTTAGTGTGCTGCGATGGTTAGCAAGGGCTTACATTGATTTTTTCCGGGGAACACCGCTGATTGTTCAGATTTTCATGATTTATTTTGGTATTCCTGCGGTGGTCAAAGATCTCGGACTGGAATTTACGTTCGATCGCTTTGTTGCTGCGGTGGTCGCTTTGAGTCTGAACAGTGCGGCTTACATTGCTGAGATTGTGCGGGCGGGAATTGCGTCGATCGACGTTGGACAAACCGAAGCGGCGGAATCGCTCGGTTTAGATGCGACCCAAACTTTGCGACATATTATCTTTCCGCAAGCGTTTCGCCGGATGCTGCCGCCGTTGGGGAATGAGTTCATTACTTTGCTGAAAGATACCAGTTTGGTCGCAGTCATCGGATTTGAAGAACTATTCCGACGCGGGCAATTGATTGTGGCTGAGAACTATCGACCGTTTGAACTGTATGCGATCGTTGCGCTGATCTATCTTGCATTAACGCTACTTTCGTCTCAGGGCTTTAGCTATTTAGAACGGCGCATGAATCCGACTCAGCAACGGCGGACGGTGAAAAAACGCGATCAAGCGCTCGATCGTGCTTCAGTCTAA
- a CDS encoding NAD(P)H-quinone oxidoreductase subunit 5, translating into MEPIYQYAWLIPVLPLAGAMLVGLGLITFNKDVNKLRKANSIFIVSLIGAAMTYAFALFWSQYQGHEPYTQSIEWAAAGDFHLSMGYVIDPLSSLMLVIVTTVAFLVMIYTDGYMAHDPGYVRFYAYLSLFSSSMLGLVISPNLVQVYIFWELVGMCSYLLIGFWFYRKAAADACQKAFVTNRVGDFGLLLGILGLYWSTRSFEFNEAGARLQDMVATGSLSGFVAALFAILIFLGPVAKSAQFPLHVWLPDAMEGPTPISALIHAATMVAAGVFLIARMFPVFEGIPAVMNTIAWTGCFTAFLGASIAITQNDIKKGLAYSTMSQLGYMVMAMGVGAYSAGLFHLMTHAYFKAMLFLGSGSVIHGMEAVVGHDPVYAQDMRMMGGLRKYMPVTATTFLIGTLAICGIPPFAGFWSKDEILGSTFAVNPIMWAIAWGTAGITAFYMFRMYFSTFEGEFRGTNAAMKQTLKNEQLQMAGLAFGPGAMDPRELTMEAPGEEVDPGNDEHHSHEPHESPITMTLPLMILAVPSVLIGLVGTPFANYFEHFIHAPSEAVQVAAEAGEESLTEFLIMGGNSVGIALIGITLASLIYLRGKIDSSAIAEKIPALYRLSKNKWYFDEIYNEVFVQGSRRLARQVLEVDSKVVDGVVNLAGLVTLLTGEGLKYFENGRAQFYALIIFVAVLGLVVFSGVT; encoded by the coding sequence ATGGAACCGATATATCAGTACGCCTGGCTCATTCCCGTTCTGCCATTGGCAGGGGCGATGCTTGTGGGTTTAGGGCTGATCACCTTTAACAAGGATGTCAACAAGCTCAGAAAAGCGAACTCTATCTTCATCGTGTCCTTGATTGGCGCGGCGATGACCTATGCGTTTGCTCTATTCTGGAGCCAGTATCAAGGACACGAACCTTATACACAATCGATCGAGTGGGCAGCAGCCGGAGACTTCCATCTGTCGATGGGATACGTCATCGATCCCCTGTCCTCGCTGATGCTCGTGATCGTGACCACTGTAGCTTTTCTGGTGATGATCTATACCGATGGCTACATGGCGCACGATCCAGGCTATGTACGTTTTTATGCTTATTTGAGCCTATTCAGTTCCTCGATGTTGGGCTTGGTTATCAGTCCGAATCTGGTACAGGTCTACATCTTCTGGGAATTGGTGGGGATGTGTTCATATCTGCTGATCGGCTTTTGGTTTTACCGCAAGGCGGCGGCAGATGCTTGTCAGAAAGCGTTTGTCACCAACCGAGTCGGTGACTTTGGCTTGCTGCTTGGGATTTTGGGTCTGTACTGGTCTACCCGCAGCTTCGAGTTTAATGAAGCTGGGGCACGACTCCAGGACATGGTCGCAACCGGATCGCTGAGCGGTTTCGTTGCCGCATTGTTTGCGATTTTGATCTTCCTAGGTCCTGTGGCGAAGTCGGCACAGTTTCCGCTGCACGTCTGGTTACCGGATGCGATGGAAGGCCCGACTCCGATTTCAGCCCTGATTCACGCAGCAACGATGGTGGCAGCAGGAGTATTCCTGATTGCGCGAATGTTCCCGGTGTTCGAGGGCATTCCGGCGGTGATGAATACGATCGCTTGGACGGGTTGTTTTACGGCATTTTTGGGCGCGTCGATCGCGATTACCCAGAACGACATCAAGAAGGGCTTGGCGTATTCCACAATGTCGCAGTTGGGCTACATGGTGATGGCAATGGGCGTTGGAGCCTATAGCGCGGGACTATTTCACCTGATGACCCATGCTTACTTTAAGGCGATGCTGTTTTTGGGATCGGGATCGGTGATTCATGGCATGGAAGCGGTTGTCGGACATGATCCGGTGTATGCCCAAGACATGAGAATGATGGGCGGTTTGCGGAAATATATGCCCGTCACCGCGACTACCTTCTTGATTGGAACATTGGCGATTTGTGGAATTCCGCCGTTTGCTGGCTTCTGGTCTAAAGATGAAATCCTTGGCTCGACGTTTGCCGTAAATCCGATCATGTGGGCGATCGCTTGGGGAACTGCCGGGATCACTGCTTTTTATATGTTCCGGATGTACTTCAGCACGTTTGAAGGCGAGTTCCGGGGCACAAATGCCGCTATGAAGCAAACGCTCAAAAACGAACAGCTTCAAATGGCAGGATTAGCATTTGGGCCAGGGGCAATGGATCCGCGTGAACTGACGATGGAAGCTCCAGGCGAAGAAGTTGATCCTGGCAACGACGAACATCACAGCCACGAACCGCACGAATCGCCGATCACGATGACGTTACCGTTGATGATTCTCGCGGTTCCGTCGGTGCTGATTGGCTTAGTCGGAACGCCGTTTGCCAACTACTTTGAACACTTTATCCACGCTCCGAGTGAAGCGGTTCAAGTGGCGGCGGAAGCAGGCGAAGAAAGCCTGACGGAGTTCCTGATTATGGGTGGAAACTCCGTCGGGATCGCGCTGATTGGAATTACGTTAGCCTCGCTGATCTACCTCCGAGGCAAGATCGATTCAAGTGCGATCGCCGAAAAGATCCCTGCTCTCTATCGCCTCTCGAAAAACAAATGGTACTTCGATGAAATTTACAACGAAGTCTTTGTTCAAGGGAGCCGTCGTCTGGCGCGTCAAGTCCTGGAAGTCGATTCCAAAGTCGTCGATGGTGTGGTGAACCTTGCAGGTTTAGTCACGTTGCTGACAGGCGAAGGACTGAAATACTTTGAAAACGGTCGCGCTCAATTCTACGCGCTGATCATTTTCGTGGCGGTTCTAGGATTGGTGGTCTTCTCCGGTGTGACCTGA